The proteins below are encoded in one region of Juglans microcarpa x Juglans regia isolate MS1-56 chromosome 4D, Jm3101_v1.0, whole genome shotgun sequence:
- the LOC121259535 gene encoding uncharacterized protein LOC121259535 encodes MRLIRICKSLVSLSLENPLPHLHETPTLSCLISVLYFSSSKPKKSTSTVTVLDYLINQHQFSPEAALKASSSFTYLRNPEKADSVLSFFKESGFSQTHIEQVVKRMPKVLSAKLAVTIKPIIKIFQDSGFARDDIAEIVCGDPWILTRSAGNQIGPSILVLKSILDSNEDIVRVLKSSGWFLNHDLNKTMMPNIEFLKRCEISSSQIVTYLFNFPRLFLLKPESIQAFVKKVDGMGFDRKSKMFLCAIRTVSSMSEENWELKLELFRSLGFSEKDILDVFRRKPQVFAISERKIKEVTGLLFSAPKVDISYFVDHPELLISSVERRLKPRLRVLEILEKKNVLNRKPCLTTVCRMPEQKFLNKFVLPYSKELAEVNEACGGSYTIGCVQ; translated from the coding sequence ATGAGACTAATAAGAATCTGCAAAAGCCttgtctcactctctctagaAAACCCTCTGCCGCATCTCCACGAAACCCCAACTCTCTCCTGCTTAATCTCTGTGTTATATTTCTCCTCCTCTAAACCCAAGAAATCAACATCCACTGTAACAGTCCTGGACTACTTGATCAATCAGCACCAATTCTCGCCTGAAGCTGCTCTGAAAGCTTCATCATCCTTTACTTACCTGAGAAATCCAGAAAAGGCGGATTCCGTTCTTTCGTTCTTCAAGGAGAGCGGTTTCTCCCAGACCCATATCGAGCAAGTGGTTAAGAGAATGCCCAAGGTTCTCTCTGCCAAACTTGCCGTTACCATCAAACCCATTATCAAAATTTTCCAGGACTCGGGCTTTGCACGCGACGACATTGCGGAGATTGTATGCGGTGACCCGTGGATTCTTACTCGCAGTGCCGGTAATCAGATTGGACCCTCAATTTTGGTGTTGAAGAGTATTCTGGATTCCAATGAAGACATCGTTAGGGTCTTAAAGTCTTCAGGGTGGTTTTTGAATCATGATTTGAATAAGACTATGATGCCCAATATTGAATTTCTGAAGCGTTGTGAAATTAGTTCTTCGCAGATCGTTACATATTTGTTTAATTTCCCGAGGCTTTTTCTGCTGAAGCCGGAGAGCATTCAGGCTTTCGTTAAAAAGGTTGATGGAATGGGGTTTGATAGAAAGTCTAAGATGTTTCTTTGTGCCATTCGGACAGTCAGTTCAATGTCAGAAGAGAATTGGGAGCTCAAGTTGGAACTTTTCCGAAGTTTGGGGTTTTCGGAAAAAGATATTCTTGATGTGTTTAGGAGGAAGCCTCAGGTTTTTGCTATATCCGAGAGGAAAATTAAGGAGGTAACTGGGCTCCTGTTTAGCGCTCCGAAGGTAGATATCTCGTATTTTGTTGACCATCCAGAATTGCTTATTAGCAGCGTTGAACGCAGGTTAAAACCCCGTCTACGAGTTTTGGAGAttctggaaaagaaaaatgtgctTAATAGGAAACCTTGTTTAACTACTGTCTGCCGAATGCCCGAGCAGAAGTTCTTAAACAAATTTGTACTTCCTTATTCAAAAGAACTCGCAGAGGTAAATGAGGCTTGTGGGGGTTCATATACAATTGGATGCGTACAATGA
- the LOC121261656 gene encoding uncharacterized protein LOC121261656, which translates to MKGREAKAAPSADLLVCFPSRAHLTLMPKPICSPARHSEPNKRHHSHHHHHHHHLKKASTRGGGQASPLLWAKTKPMGSEISEPTSPKVTCAGQIKVRPKTSSCKSWQSVMEEIERIHNNRKHKKRPGWVEALGLKKDIMQFLTCLRSIRFDFRCFGSFPESDITTEDEDDEEEIGECQDNHLGTERSDGNETSRTAFSKWFMVLQENQNNKLCKQEKRETKRTYDEESIAASAAPPPNALLLMRCRSAPAKGWLVEKEDEGEEGEEGEEDEDEEVTGKEVRKAKSLKCLMEEEKRTKKENMVVMKYDTDFYKISSDIAKETWVGGGMRDPFSRSRSWKR; encoded by the coding sequence ATGAAGGGGAGAGAAGCCAAAGCAGCTCCTTCAGCAGATCTTTTAGTATGTTTTCCTTCTCGTGCCCATCTAACCCTAATGCCCAAGCCAATATGCAGCCCAGCAAGACATTCAGAGCCGAACAAGCGCCACCACAGCCAccatcatcaccaccaccatcacctTAAGAAAGCGAGCACCAGAGGTGGTGGCCAAGCTAGTCCTCTGCTATGGGCCAAAACAAAGCCAATGGGCTCGGAAATTTCCGAACCTACTTCCCCGAAAGTCACCTGTGCCGGGCAGATCAAGGTCAGGCCCAAGACAAGTTCATGCAAAAGCTGGCAATCAGTAATGGAAGAAATTGAAAGAATTCACAAcaatagaaaacataaaaagcGACCCGGTTGGGTTGAAGCTCTTGGGTTAAAGAAAGATATTATGCAATTCTTGACGTGTTTGCGAAGCATAAGATTTGATTTTCGGTGCTTTGGGAGCTTTCCTGAGTCAGATATCACTACggaggatgaagatgatgaagaagagattgGAGAATGTCAAGACAATCACTTGGGCACTGAGAGAAGTGATGGCAATGAGACTTCGAGAACTGCCTTCTCGAAATGGTTCATGGTTTTACaggaaaatcaaaacaataagTTGTGCAAAcaagagaaaagagagacaAAGAGGACATATGATGAAGAATCTATTGCTGCATCTGCTGCTCCTCCGCCAAATGCTCTGTTGCTTATGCGCTGTAGATCTGCTCCAGCAAAAGGCTGGTTGGTAGAGAAAGAAGATGAGGgggaggagggggaggagggggaggaagatgaagatgaagaagttaCTGGAAAAGAAGTAAGAAAAGCAAAGAGTTTAAAGTGTTtaatggaggaagagaagagaacgAAGAAAGAGAACATGGTTGTGATGAAATACGATACCGATTTCTACAAAATTTCGTCCGATATTGCAAAGGAGACATGGGTTGGGGGTGGAATGAGAGATCCATTTTCAAGGAGTCGAAGTTGGAAAAGATGA
- the LOC121259107 gene encoding inactive TPR repeat-containing thioredoxin TTL3-like has product MAEMAKHRVNGDVGCGFMGGIFQRRSFWPRRTSVYSLPPNSGNDILRVPSTDSSKRQRSSSGESARIASNSRNTAPKINEQSSTNCVSVHPRPSTSHRRVQDRRLSDAGRSSTSSSTSLSQRKMSKSPDSGDERKPTRESSGSSTEITRMITTDSQQLCESKALVRATSSNVMLLGHVGNLRQPGPGKLQGNNSPNATVKTEGYLSRNLQERSSITKPKNGVGKIGCNAIMGNIVRKNSDEFRQFGGVLNKFNPEAFKGMGNEAYKQGRFEEALALYDRAIALDSNKSSYHCNRSAALIGLGRIVEAILECKEAILIEPSYHRAHHRLAKLYLRVGEIEKAIHHYKHSGAYADLEDIAQAETVRKHLSRCTEAAKLKEWSTLLNDTRSAISYGADSAPQVYALQAEALLSLCRHEEAQATSQKGPNFKTDFCIKLFGPSYSAYIMMIEARVLLAAGRFDDAVAASQHAARLDPSNKEMNDVVKRVRAVASARLSGNLLFRSSKFSEACLVYSEGLENDPYNSILLCNRAACRSKLGQYEKAVEDCTSALNVWPSYIKARLRRADCNAKLERWEVSVQDYEMLIRETPGNEEVGKALFEAQVQLKKRRGEDIKDLKFGSNLIFIDSNERFRHFITSPGMSVVLFCKKTNHKQVLRVLEQVCKKFPSIHFLKVEIEDHPYLAKLESVVSIPAFRIYKNGAKVKEVPGNDREMLETSVKLYSS; this is encoded by the exons ATGGCAGAAATGGCAAAGCACAGGGTGAATGGTGACGTCGGTTGTGGTTTTATGGGAGGGATCTTCCAACGCCGGAGCTTCTGGCCGAGAAGAACTTCTGTGTATTCACTCCCGCCGAACAGTGGCAACGATATATTGAGGGTACCGAGTACTGATAGTTCCAAGAGGCAGAGAAGCAGCTCCGGCGAGTCTGCTCGCATAGCATCCAATTCACGCAACACTGCACCAAAAATCAATGAACAATCCTCGACGAACTGTGTCTCGGTCCATCCCAGGCCTTCAACTTCTCACAGAAGAGTTCAAGATCGAAGACTTTCCGATGCTGGAAGAAGTTCGACATCATCTTCCACTAGTTTAAGCCAGAGAAAGATGTCCAAATCCCCGGACTCGGGAGACGAAAGAAAGCCAACGAGAGAGTCCTCTGGCAGCTCCACGGAGATTACTAGGATGATCACAACTGATTCCCAGCAATTATGTGAAAGCAAAGCCCTCGTTCGAGCAACCTCAAGCAATGTAATGCTTTTAGGCCACGTGGGCAACTTGAGGCAACCAGGGCCTGGGAAGTTGCAAGGAAATAACAGTCCCAATGCCACTGTCAAGACCGAGGGTTACCTTTCTAGAAATCTTCAAGAGAGAAGCTCCATAACTAAGCCCAAAAATGGCGTCGGGAAAATCGGCTGCAATGCTATTATGGGCAACATTGTAAGGAAGAATAGTGATGAATTTAGACAGTTTGGAGGTGTGTTGAATAAATTCAATCCTGAGGCGTTCAAGGGCATGGGAAACGAGGCATATAAGCAGGGCAGATTTGAAGAGGCATTAGCTTTATATGATCGAGCAATCGCTCTCGATTCGAACAAGTCATCCTATCATTGCAACAGGAGTGCCGCTTTGATAGGTCTAGGCCGGATTGTGGAGGCCATCTTGGAATGCAAAGAAGCTATTCTAATCGAGCCTTCATATCACAGAGCTCATCATCGTCTGGCAAAACTATATCTCAG AGTTGGAGAAATAGAGAAAGCGATACATCACTACAAACATTCAGGCGCCTATGCTGACTTAGAAGACATAGCCCAAGCTGAGACTGTTCGAAAGCACCTCAGCAGGTGCACCGAGGCTGCCAAGTTAAAAGAGTGGAGTACTCTGCTAAACGACACCCGGTCTGCAATATCCTACGGTGCTGACTCAGCACCACAG GTCTACGCCCTACAAGCAGAGGCATTGCTGAGCCTTTGTAGACATGAAGAGGCCCAGGCTACCTCACAGAAAGGACCGAACTTCAAGActgatttttgtataaaattatttgggCCCTCGTACAGTGCTTACATCATGATGATTGAGGCACGGGTTTTGTTGGCAGCTGGCAG GTTTGACGATGCTGTGGCAGCATCTCAACATGCAGCTAGACTTGATCCAAGCAACAAGGAGATGAATGACGTGGTAAAGAGAGTTAGAGCAGTGGCATCAGCTCGATTGAGTGGTAACCTGCTCTTCAGATCATCAAAATTCTCCGAAGCATGTCTCGTATACAGTGAAGGACTAGAAAATGATCCATATAACTCGATTCTGCTATGTAACCGAGCAGCCTGTCGATCCAAGCTAGGTCAATATGAGAAAGCCGTTGAAGATTGCACATCAGCTCTTAACGTGTGGCCTTCTTACATAAAGGCCAGGCTACGaagggcagattgcaatgccaag TTGGAAAGATGGGAAGTTTCTGTTCAAGACTACGAGATGTTGATAAGAGAGACTCCTGGGAATGAGGAGGTGGGCAAGGCCCTGTTCGAGGCACAGGTTCAGCTTAAGAAGCGACGAGGTGAAGACATTAAAGACCTAAAATTTGGttcaaatttgattttcatcGACAGTAATGAACGATTCAGACACTTCATAACCTCACCCG GGATGTCCGTGGTGCTGTTTTGCAAGAAAACGAACCACAAGCAAGTGTTGCGTGTACTGGAGCAAGTTTGCAAGAAATTCCCATCTATCCATTTCCTCAAG GTTGAGATCGAAGACCATCCCTACTTAGCAAAATTAGAGAGTGTGGTCTCCATTCCGGCTTTTAGAATATATAAGAATGGAGCAAAGGTGAAAGAGGTTCCAGGCAATGACCGTGAAATGTTAGAAACTTCAGTCAAATTGTACAGCAGTTga